One genomic segment of Tubulanus polymorphus chromosome 4, tnTubPoly1.2, whole genome shotgun sequence includes these proteins:
- the LOC141903396 gene encoding uncharacterized protein LOC141903396: MAFISCPSNRVLCAILVTSGVCLLFYSTMQTSITSDIPRRIVTFISPEKEVDVVKEPELVINPNKAKPGSEPRFEFPKRAYDIPKCNPRVNKSVDYGACRLLQGTVSESYRQAYMRQLKYLDDLATQRNWTYFMIFGTLVGSWRHHALVPSDADTDLMMDYEDRRDLLNTMEVQARYIPKQMLYDKIRLHDAEYIRGSAFYKNVGRWYTPSLDIFFYKQNATHIFSSSNSKRHILKKSDVFPLHKRPLETFMLPAPRDPVQILINKYGSTSLCKTYSRFTECKNMKPYLPFVYRELKNGKMIETLKLNDRVLQVKEVDELKENIPLNPFTFETNGKVSHH; the protein is encoded by the exons ATGGCGTTTATCAG TTGTCCGTCGAATCGCGTTCTCTGCGCAATTTTAGTGACCAGCGGTGTTTGTTTGCTGTTTTACTCTACGATGCAAACTTCGATAACAAGTGATATCCCCAGACGTATTGTGACGTTCATATCGCCTGAAAAGGAAGTCGATGTTGTAAAAGAGCCGGAACTGGTCATCAATCCGAACAAAGCGAAACCCG GTTCTGAACCGCGTTTTGAGTTTCCAAAAAGGGCATACGATATTCCGAAATGCAACCCGAGAGTGAATAAATCGGTTGACTATGGCGCATGCCGGTTATTGCAGGGAACAGTAAGTGAGTCCTATAGGCAGGCTTACATGCGGCAATTGAAATATCTGGACGATTTGGCCACTCAAAGAAATTGGAcgtatttcatgatttttggCACTCTAGTCGGTTCATGGCGACATCACGCACTTGTGCCATCTGACGCTGATACTGATTTGATGATGGATTATGAAGATAGACGGGACCTTTTAAACACAATGGAAGTACAGGCGCGATATATTCCGAAACAAATGTTGTATGACAAAATTCGCCTCCACGATGCTGAATATATTCGTGGAAGcgcattttacaaaaatgttgGACGATGGTACACGCCCTCTTTAgacattttcttttacaaaCAAAACGCAACGCACATTTTCAGTTCTTCGAATTCGAAAAGGCATATACTCAAAAAGAGCGACGTGTTTCCGCTGCACAAGCGCCCTCTGGAGACGTTCATGCTGCCGGCCCCGAGAGACCCAGTGCAGATACTTATAAATAAATACGGTTCGACGAGTCTGTGTAAAACGTATTCGAGATTCACGGAGTGTAAAAACATGAAGCCATATTTACCGTTTGTGTACAGGGAATTGAAAAACGGCAAAATGATCGAAACTCTTAAGTTGAACGATCGGGTTTTGCAAGTGAAGGAAGTCGACGAATTAAAGGAAAATATTCCCCTCAATCCGTTTACTTTCGAGACAAACGGAAAAGTATCACATCACTGA
- the LOC141903607 gene encoding uncharacterized protein LOC141903607 isoform X1, whose amino-acid sequence MEICRIEEESERCNPQAQLQLPMGKSQYMVIQDLLKARRIVVSPGVHKPVYIGINAKNEAFVISEEDAGTDALFGINLLLEGGGTWLIPSTLPCIMDGKELSGPSMLTNGATIIIKNRYFRYIVTDPRKETSAQKRRQLPSTPGLFTKALPPQKPVRSSSTSSQPEDTSATKPVAEGSTALIPSYGDELLNHLNSPKEVVGAACEFISRQVMCKTDLMLSSDDLDSLFRFIHDVSENNGVKIFFDFVRDYNNQQKKLENAEAANHAPVIWLMTELLKVSLDPEEHHVMWLRLLNTFSHFVQNIPTFVEYQTIVVILGSMTAHPSCSKIHQFACCIMAQLAQYIPKPGQMVQLKCSGIELVLRTMALYPNDPVIVRPACRTLSYAVTTLQTLLSDASTKESVTDVFKLYESTFEFMREKCPKPVKKIGKRHPNDRILQIDIKRILNALSARTS is encoded by the exons ATGGAGATATGCCGCATCGAAGAAGAATCTGAAAG ATGCAATCCACAGGCACAGCTGCAGCTGCCAATGGGTAAATCACAATATATGGTTATACAGGACTTACTAAAAGCGAGACGAATTGTAGTTTCTCCTGGTGTTCATAAACCAGTCTATATCG GTATCAATGCTAAAAATGAAGCTTTCGTCATTTCTGAGGAGGATGCTGGCACAGACGCATTGTTCGGTATCAATTTACTTCTGGAGGGTGGAGGAACATGGTTGATTCCCTCCACTTTGCCGTGTATTATGGATGGCAAAGAGCTTTCGGGACCGAGCATGTTGACGAATG GTGCGACAATCATAATCAAGAATCGTTATTTTCGATACATCGTCACTGACCCGAGGAAAGAGACTTCAGCGCAAAAGAGGCGCCAGTTGCCCTCGACACCCGGTTTGTTTACTAAAGCTCTACCACCCCAAAAACCGGTCAGATCAAGCTCAACCAGCAGTCAG cCTGAAGATACATCAGCGACGAAGCCAGTTGCAGAAGGGAGCACTGCATTGATACCCAGTTACGGGGATGAATTACTGAATCATTTGAATTCTCCTAAAGAG GTCGTTGGTGCCGCTTGCGAATTCATCAGTCGGCAAGTCATGTGTAAAACCGACCTGATGTTGTCCTCAGATGACCTTGACTCGCTGTTTCGATTCATACATGACGTGTCGGAAAACAATGGAGTGAAAATATTCTTCGATTTCGTGCGCGATTACAACAATCAACAGAAGAAACTTGAAAATGCTGAGGCTGCTAATCATGCACCTGTTATCTGGTTGATGACTGAACTGTTGAAAGTTTCCCTc GATCCAGAGGAGCACCATGTAATGTGGCTTCGCCTGTTAAATACATTTAGTCACTTCGTCCAGAATATTCCGACATTCGTTGAATACCAGACGATCGTTGTGATTCTCGGCTCAATGACCGCTCATCCTAGTTGCTCTAAGATTCATCAGTTTGCCTGTTGTATCATGGCTCAGTTAGCCCAATACATTCCTAAACCTGGACAAATG GTTCAACTAAAATGTAGTGGAATTGAATTGGTACTGAGAACAATGGCTTTGTATCCTAACGACCCAGTGATCGTGCGTCCTGCCTGTCGTACTCTATCCTACGCGGTGACTACCCTGCAAACACTGTTATCAGACGCTTCTACGAAAG AAAGTGTTACAGATGTTTTCAAACTATACGAGTCAACGTTCGAATTCATGCGTGAAAAATGTCCGAAGCCTGTCAAAAAAATTGGCAAGAGACACCCGAACGATCGTATACTTCAAATAGACATTAAACGCATCTTGAATGCTCTTAGTGCTAGAACTAGCTAG
- the LOC141903607 gene encoding uncharacterized protein LOC141903607 isoform X2 translates to MEICRIEEESERCNPQAQLQLPMGKSQYMVIQDLLKARRIVVSPGVHKPVYIGINAKNEAFVISEEDAGTDALFGINLLLEGGGTWLIPSTLPCIMDGKELSGPSMLTNGATIIIKNRYFRYIVTDPRKETSAQKRRQLPSTPGLFTKALPPQKPVRSSSTSSQPEDTSATKPVAEGSTALIPSYGDELLNHLNSPKEVVGAACEFISRQVMCKTDLMLSSDDLDSLFRFIHDVSENNGVKIFFDFVRDYNNQQKKLENAEAANHAPVIWLMTELLKVSLVQLKCSGIELVLRTMALYPNDPVIVRPACRTLSYAVTTLQTLLSDASTKESVTDVFKLYESTFEFMREKCPKPVKKIGKRHPNDRILQIDIKRILNALSARTS, encoded by the exons ATGGAGATATGCCGCATCGAAGAAGAATCTGAAAG ATGCAATCCACAGGCACAGCTGCAGCTGCCAATGGGTAAATCACAATATATGGTTATACAGGACTTACTAAAAGCGAGACGAATTGTAGTTTCTCCTGGTGTTCATAAACCAGTCTATATCG GTATCAATGCTAAAAATGAAGCTTTCGTCATTTCTGAGGAGGATGCTGGCACAGACGCATTGTTCGGTATCAATTTACTTCTGGAGGGTGGAGGAACATGGTTGATTCCCTCCACTTTGCCGTGTATTATGGATGGCAAAGAGCTTTCGGGACCGAGCATGTTGACGAATG GTGCGACAATCATAATCAAGAATCGTTATTTTCGATACATCGTCACTGACCCGAGGAAAGAGACTTCAGCGCAAAAGAGGCGCCAGTTGCCCTCGACACCCGGTTTGTTTACTAAAGCTCTACCACCCCAAAAACCGGTCAGATCAAGCTCAACCAGCAGTCAG cCTGAAGATACATCAGCGACGAAGCCAGTTGCAGAAGGGAGCACTGCATTGATACCCAGTTACGGGGATGAATTACTGAATCATTTGAATTCTCCTAAAGAG GTCGTTGGTGCCGCTTGCGAATTCATCAGTCGGCAAGTCATGTGTAAAACCGACCTGATGTTGTCCTCAGATGACCTTGACTCGCTGTTTCGATTCATACATGACGTGTCGGAAAACAATGGAGTGAAAATATTCTTCGATTTCGTGCGCGATTACAACAATCAACAGAAGAAACTTGAAAATGCTGAGGCTGCTAATCATGCACCTGTTATCTGGTTGATGACTGAACTGTTGAAAGTTTCCCTc GTTCAACTAAAATGTAGTGGAATTGAATTGGTACTGAGAACAATGGCTTTGTATCCTAACGACCCAGTGATCGTGCGTCCTGCCTGTCGTACTCTATCCTACGCGGTGACTACCCTGCAAACACTGTTATCAGACGCTTCTACGAAAG AAAGTGTTACAGATGTTTTCAAACTATACGAGTCAACGTTCGAATTCATGCGTGAAAAATGTCCGAAGCCTGTCAAAAAAATTGGCAAGAGACACCCGAACGATCGTATACTTCAAATAGACATTAAACGCATCTTGAATGCTCTTAGTGCTAGAACTAGCTAG
- the LOC141903946 gene encoding uncharacterized protein LOC141903946 — MAGRDVIRVVWRVEEAKEEKKLDLSDCYLQSVPDAIFLMLRQTNVIGCSLARNTIRKVPPKLGKLFTNLSVLDLSNNQLVSLPQELEEVTNLRKLDISVNNFAVLPDVVYKLSKLRLFNAEENIITDVDIDKLEDMDSLEEINLRENPLFNEVYEQLKQLDTVTVILSDRPDPFGDVD; from the exons ATGGCGGGAAGAGATGTGATACGGGTCGTTTGGAGAGTCGAAGAGGcgaaagaagaaaagaaactCG ATCTTTCTGATTGTTACCTGCAATCCGTGCCAGACGCCATCTTTCTTATGCTGAGACAAACAAACGTGATTGGTTGCTCGTTGGCTCGCAATACCATTCGAAAAGTGCCACCGAAACTTGGAAAACTGTTCACGAATTTATCGG TTTTGGATCTAAGCAACAATCAACTCGTGTCTCTACCGCAAGAGCTGGAAGAGGTGACGAATCTGCGAAAGTTAGATATTTCAGTAAATAACTTCGCCGTGCTTCCTGACGTCGTATACAAACTCTCTAAACTGCGGCTTTTTAATGCCGAAGAGAACATCATTACAG ATGTCGACATCGATAAGTTGGAAGATATGGACTCGCTTGAGGAAATAAATCTGAGAGAAAATCCATTATTCAACGAAGTTTACGAACAATTAAAACAGCTGGATACAGTAACGGTTATTCTATCCGACAGACCAGATCCATTCGGGGATGTTGACTAA
- the LOC141903607 gene encoding uncharacterized protein LOC141903607 isoform X3 yields the protein MEICRIEEESERCNPQAQLQLPMGKSQYMVIQDLLKARRIVVSPGVHKPVYIGINAKNEAFVISEEDAGTDALFGINLLLEGGGTWLIPSTLPCIMDGKELSGPSMLTNGATIIIKNRYFRYIVTDPRKETSAQKRRQLPSTPGLFTKALPPQKPVRSSSTSSQPEDTSATKPVAEGSTALIPSYGDELLNHLNSPKEDPEEHHVMWLRLLNTFSHFVQNIPTFVEYQTIVVILGSMTAHPSCSKIHQFACCIMAQLAQYIPKPGQMVQLKCSGIELVLRTMALYPNDPVIVRPACRTLSYAVTTLQTLLSDASTKESVTDVFKLYESTFEFMREKCPKPVKKIGKRHPNDRILQIDIKRILNALSARTS from the exons ATGGAGATATGCCGCATCGAAGAAGAATCTGAAAG ATGCAATCCACAGGCACAGCTGCAGCTGCCAATGGGTAAATCACAATATATGGTTATACAGGACTTACTAAAAGCGAGACGAATTGTAGTTTCTCCTGGTGTTCATAAACCAGTCTATATCG GTATCAATGCTAAAAATGAAGCTTTCGTCATTTCTGAGGAGGATGCTGGCACAGACGCATTGTTCGGTATCAATTTACTTCTGGAGGGTGGAGGAACATGGTTGATTCCCTCCACTTTGCCGTGTATTATGGATGGCAAAGAGCTTTCGGGACCGAGCATGTTGACGAATG GTGCGACAATCATAATCAAGAATCGTTATTTTCGATACATCGTCACTGACCCGAGGAAAGAGACTTCAGCGCAAAAGAGGCGCCAGTTGCCCTCGACACCCGGTTTGTTTACTAAAGCTCTACCACCCCAAAAACCGGTCAGATCAAGCTCAACCAGCAGTCAG cCTGAAGATACATCAGCGACGAAGCCAGTTGCAGAAGGGAGCACTGCATTGATACCCAGTTACGGGGATGAATTACTGAATCATTTGAATTCTCCTAAAGAG GATCCAGAGGAGCACCATGTAATGTGGCTTCGCCTGTTAAATACATTTAGTCACTTCGTCCAGAATATTCCGACATTCGTTGAATACCAGACGATCGTTGTGATTCTCGGCTCAATGACCGCTCATCCTAGTTGCTCTAAGATTCATCAGTTTGCCTGTTGTATCATGGCTCAGTTAGCCCAATACATTCCTAAACCTGGACAAATG GTTCAACTAAAATGTAGTGGAATTGAATTGGTACTGAGAACAATGGCTTTGTATCCTAACGACCCAGTGATCGTGCGTCCTGCCTGTCGTACTCTATCCTACGCGGTGACTACCCTGCAAACACTGTTATCAGACGCTTCTACGAAAG AAAGTGTTACAGATGTTTTCAAACTATACGAGTCAACGTTCGAATTCATGCGTGAAAAATGTCCGAAGCCTGTCAAAAAAATTGGCAAGAGACACCCGAACGATCGTATACTTCAAATAGACATTAAACGCATCTTGAATGCTCTTAGTGCTAGAACTAGCTAG
- the LOC141903394 gene encoding QRFP-like peptide receptor, whose protein sequence is MFFEGKNSSHIDWNDILESLNIPAPLPEWSETLFLTVYVVVIVIAAFGNVAVLIVLGKNLSERTVTDIFLMSLAVSDLTIALVNMPFHIYYILTNTWTLGIHMCRFVNYTQAVTIISSIFTLTTVALDRYILICHLPKWRFLKRKKRAIVTVSVIWLLSLVLMIPQAVIMTVLPSIGIVPGSSLPRIIYKCQETFINDTWMTAYEIYIYTVFYVIPTLIMIVSYAAIGHKLWLRPAVGDIRNSALLARQERHKKKVIKMMLAVVIAFILCWFPFFTFQLCARFLTTKREYYTLAKILFQLFGYLNTCINPILYTFLHSHFLDSLTNILCCRIEALPTSFATGGTSAGNTLPVSLK, encoded by the exons atgtttttcgaaGGAAAAAATAGTTCGCACATCGATTGGAACGACATTTTGGAGTCGTTGAATATCCCAGCTCCGTTGCCCGAATGGTCCGAGACTCTGTTTCTTACGGTTTACGTTGTGGTTATAGTAATTGCTGCGTTTGGAAATGTAGCAGTTTTGATCGTTCTCGGTAAGAATCTGTCCGAACGAACAGTTACCGATATATTCTTAATGTCGTTAGCAGTCAGTGACCTGACGATCGCACTTGTGAATATGCCGTTTCATATTTACTATATTTTGACGAACACATGGACTCTTGGAATTCACATGTGCCGTTTTGTGAACTATACGCAAGCGGTGACGATCATTTCCAGCATTTTTACGTTGACAACGGTAGCTTTAGACAG GTACATCTTAATCTGTCATCTGCCGAAGTGGCGattcttgaaaagaaagaaaagagCAATCGTAACAGTCAGCGTAATATGGCTGCTATCTCTAGTGTTGATGATACCTCAAGCTGTAATTATGACCGTTCTTCCATCAATCGGGATTGTTCCAGGAAGTTCATTACCCAGAATCATTTACAAGTGTCAAGAAACGTTCATCAACGATACTTGGATGACGGCGtatgaaatctatatttacaCGGTTTTCTACGTCATACCGACTTTGATAATGATCGTGTCGTACGCCGCCATAGGTCATAAGTTGTGGTTGCGTCCGGCTGTTGGAGATATCCGCAACTCGGCGCTTCTAGCTCGTCAAGAACGACACAAGAAAAAAGTGATTAAAATGATGTTAGCCGTGGTCATCGCATTCATATTATGCTGGTTTCCTTTTTTCACGTTTCAACTGTGCGCGCGGTTTCTGACGACCAAACGCGAATATTACACCCTCGCAAAAATATTATTCCAGTTATTTGGCTATCTAAATACGTGTATCAACCCGATTTTGTACACGTTTTTGCATAGCCATTTCTTAGATTCCCTAACGAACATATTGTGCTGTAGAATAGAGGCGCTACCGACCAGCTTCGCGACAGGAGGTACATCAGCGGGAAATACGTTACCGGTATCCCTGAAATGA
- the LOC141904257 gene encoding outer dynein arm-docking complex subunit 3-like has protein sequence MHLSPISKTMATAQSQIVNEKEKWSLPDQIEHLNCHIHLKEQNRKAYFEWSRLNIEQNELTIQQLRGKNKTNRSLLADSIRADTKIIHAVFENRKRERLSLQRNKAPNAVKIMDQKLCENVNKLNALQYSRVRRENKLKELQMSLQKVIHINETKTPEQLESEQRIRILENALDKAETKLQTAENISGKYECIVSRMKIQSMAFPSKLESTGSALIQLRAELVKLKVTKKESKEARDRMKLEMAVVEQLYYDDRKARETVLTATKKEIESRREEVERVQRQANRAYWVVDSNRDQRIAKEKQQKSERDKQILNLESTIARMMQATSISDISQFVDRYNMQKEKQAELTKQRRDSESLRNRLLDEKQQLQKQYHDARYSGDKRMSNMQANLDEKQAAINEHVCKSSKLRLEIEVQGQLLVKVKSGVNTIVELLKHVRLRPPRRSTPTGDVIRDLDLLNKKLEVFIYENGFHRHAVEDLQVIIQSSDFQLFVERSLSSQNCRIDLTESKTSFEDYSFTGQEDENILTREDIKRAGQALVDAKSKTKKRGGKRR, from the exons ATGCATCTTTCACCTATTTCGAAGACGATGGCGACTGCACAGTCACAAATCGTAAATGAAAAAGAGAAATGGTCGTTACCTGATCAAATAGAGCATCTGAACTGCCATATTCACTTGAAAGAACAAAACCGAAAAGCATATTTCGAGTGGTCTCGGCTAAATATTGAACAGAACGAGTTGACTATTCAACAACTTCGTGGTAAGAACAAGACGAACAGATCTCTACTTGCTGACAGCATCCGCGCTGACACGAAGATTATCCACGCTGTATTCGAAAATAGAAAGCGCGAAAGATTATCGCTGCAACGAAATAAAGCGCCGAACGCCGTAAAAATCATGGACCAAAAGTTATGCGAGAATGTCAACAAGTTGAACGCGCTGCAGTATTCAAGAGTACGAAGAGAAAACAAGCTCAAGGAATTGCAAATGTCTCTACAGAAAGTGATACATATCAACGAGACAAAAACACCAGAGCAGCTCGAGTCCGAGCAGAGAATTCGAATCCTGGAAAATGCGTTAGATAAAGCCGAAACGAAACTACAAACTGCGGAGAATATCAGCGGAAAATATGAGTGCATCGTAAGCCGTATGAAAATACAGAGTATGGCATTTCCGTCGAAACTCGAATCGACGGGATCTGCTTTGATTCAGTTACGCGCCGAACTGGTCAAGTTGAAAGTGACGAAAAAGGAGTCGAAAGAAGCCAGAGATCGCATGAAGCTCGAGATGGCCGTCGTCGAACAACTTTACTACGACGATAGAAAGGCTCGTGAAACCGTGCTGACAGCCACGAAGAAGGAAATCGAGTCTCGGCGTGAGGAAGTGGAGCGAGTGCAGCGTCAAGCGAACAGAGCTTACTGGGTCGTCGACAGTAACCGCGACCAACGTATCGCCAAAgaaaaacaacagaaaagtGAACGGGACAAGCAAATTCTCAACTTAGAATCGACCATTGCACGAATGATGCAG GCAACTTCGATTAGTGATATTTCACAGTTCGTCGATCGATATAACAtgcaaaaagaaaaacaagccGAACTGACGAAACAACGTCGAGACTCGGAATCGTTGAGAAATAGACTGTTGGATGAAAAACAACAACTGCAAAAACAATATCACGACGCTCGGTATTCCGGAGACAAACGAATGTCCAACATGCAGGCCAATCTGGACGAGAAACAAGCGGCGATTAACGAACACGTTTGCAAATCTTCGAAACTAAGGCTAGAAATTGAGGTGCAAGGACAGTTATTAGTGAAGGTGAAGAGCGGGGTGAATACAATCGTGGAACTATTGAAACATGTTCGTCTGCGTCCTCCGCGTCGTAGCACACCGACTGGTGACGTCATACGAGATCTCGATCTACTCAATAAGAAACTGGAAGTTTTCATATACGAAAACGGCTTCCACCGACACGCAGTCGAAGACTTACAGGTCATCATTCAGTCTTCCGATTTCCAGTTATTCGTCGAGAGATCTTTATCGTCGCAGAATTGTAGAATCGATTTGACAGAGTCGAAAACGTCTTTCGAAGATTATAGCTTCACAGGTCAAGaggatgagaatatacttacTAGAGAGGACATCAAACGAGCAGGACAGGCGCTCGTCGATGCGAAGTCAAAAACGAAGAAGCGAGGGGGGAAGCGAAGATAG